In Colias croceus chromosome 12, ilColCroc2.1, one genomic interval encodes:
- the LOC123696054 gene encoding orcokinin peptides-like isoform X3, with amino-acid sequence MIRASGAVVVALVTLVICCNADPRQEQELSDHNSAERYESGNKPRNLESIGGNNLVRQVREAHRMAHLGRRYDYLSPYGNRALLSPFEYGYYGEGFPKRNFDEIDRSNLNTFVKKRNFDEIDQSSMPFPFKRFYHIIGPNYLDNPVSNLDKKRYRPDYPMDEIDLSPFPIGSKRSSESHSLR; translated from the exons ATGATCCGCGCCAGTGGAGCAGTGGTCGTCGCCTTGGTCACACTAGTTATCTGCTGCAATGCTGACCCTCGACAG GAACAGGAGTTATCCGATCATAATTCTGCCGAGCGGTATGAAAGTG GTAACAAACCCCGCAATTTGGAATCAATAGGAGGAAATAATTTGGTGAGACAAGTCCGTGAGGCCCATCGAATGGCACATTTGGGAAGACGTTATGATTATCTTAG TCCATATGGCAACCGGGCACTGCTGAGTCCTTTTGAATACGGGTATTACGGAGAAGGATTCCCCAAACGCAACTTTGATGAAATCGACCG GTCAAACCTCAACACGTTTGTGAAAAAACGCAACTTCGACGAAATTGACCAATCGTCCATGCCCTTCCCGTTCAAACGATTCTATCACATCATCGGGCCCAACTATCTTGACAACCCTGT ATCCAACTTGGATAAGAAGCGCTACAGGCCCGACTACCCCATGGACGAAATCGATCTCTCCCCATTCCCCATCGGCTCCAAGAGATCCAGCGAATCGCATTCTCtacgataa
- the LOC123696054 gene encoding uncharacterized protein LOC123696054 isoform X2, whose amino-acid sequence MIRASGAVVVALVTLVICCNADPRQEQELSDHNSAERYESDLRQRQELENFLRFLLQYENKNDGRHHDYVMSTLLAKALTGNGRTTDGLGGSSLLGRSLTFGKNLDNLGGSTLLGRSIGGNNHYARFVDALGGGNLVRNLDSIGGANLVRNLDSIGGANLVRNLDSIGGANLVKKNLDQIGGPNLVKRNLDSLGGGNFVRNLDSIGGANLVREVDPLGGGNFV is encoded by the exons ATGATCCGCGCCAGTGGAGCAGTGGTCGTCGCCTTGGTCACACTAGTTATCTGCTGCAATGCTGACCCTCGACAG GAACAGGAGTTATCCGATCATAATTCTGCCGAGCGGTATGAAAGTG ATTTAAGACAAAGACAAGAACTAGAGAATTTCTTACGTTTCTTACTgcaatatgaaaataaaaatgatggaAGACACCATGACTATGTGATGTCTACTTTATTAGCTAAAGCTTTGACTGGAAATGGACGTACAACTGACGGTCTTGGTGGCAGTAGCCTTCTAGGGAGAAGCTTAACGTTTGGAAAGAATTTGGATAATTTAGGAGGTTCTACACTCCTAGGCCGCAGTATTGGTGGAAATAACCATTATGCGAGGTTTGTGGATGCTCTAGGTGGCGGCAATTTGGTTCGCAATTTAGATTCGATTGGTGGGGCAA ATCTTGTGAGAAATTTAGATTCCATTGGAGGGGCAAATCTTGTGAGAAATTTAGATTCTATTGGTGGCGCTAATCTAGTCAAGAAAAATCTTGATCAAATCGGTGGACCCAATCTCGTTAAAAGAAATCTGGACTCATTAGGCGGAGGAAATTTTGTACGTAATCTAGATTCAATCGGAGGAGCTAATTTGGTTAGGGAAGTGGACCCTCTGGGAGGTGGTAACTTTGTGTAA
- the LOC123696054 gene encoding uncharacterized protein LOC123696054 isoform X1 → MIRASGAVVVALVTLVICCNADPRQEQELSDHNSAERYESDLRQRQELENFLRFLLQYENKNDGRHHDYVMSTLLAKALTGNGRTTDGLGGSSLLGRSLTFGKNLDNLGGSTLLGRSIGGNNHYARFVDALGGGNLVRNLDSIGGANLVRNLDSIGGANLVRNLDSIGGANLVRNLDSIGGANLVKKNLDQIGGPNLVKRNLDSLGGGNFVRNLDSIGGANLVREVDPLGGGNFV, encoded by the exons ATGATCCGCGCCAGTGGAGCAGTGGTCGTCGCCTTGGTCACACTAGTTATCTGCTGCAATGCTGACCCTCGACAG GAACAGGAGTTATCCGATCATAATTCTGCCGAGCGGTATGAAAGTG ATTTAAGACAAAGACAAGAACTAGAGAATTTCTTACGTTTCTTACTgcaatatgaaaataaaaatgatggaAGACACCATGACTATGTGATGTCTACTTTATTAGCTAAAGCTTTGACTGGAAATGGACGTACAACTGACGGTCTTGGTGGCAGTAGCCTTCTAGGGAGAAGCTTAACGTTTGGAAAGAATTTGGATAATTTAGGAGGTTCTACACTCCTAGGCCGCAGTATTGGTGGAAATAACCATTATGCGAGGTTTGTGGATGCTCTAGGTGGCGGCAATTTGGTTCGCAATTTAGATTCGATTGGTGGGGCAAATCTTGTGAGAAATTTAGATTCCATTGGAGGGGCAAATCTTGTGAGAAATTTAGATTCCATTGGAGGGGCAAATCTTGTGAGAAATTTAGATTCTATTGGTGGCGCTAATCTAGTCAAGAAAAATCTTGATCAAATCGGTGGACCCAATCTCGTTAAAAGAAATCTGGACTCATTAGGCGGAGGAAATTTTGTACGTAATCTAGATTCAATCGGAGGAGCTAATTTGGTTAGGGAAGTGGACCCTCTGGGAGGTGGTAACTTTGTGTAA